Within the Streptomyces sp. NBC_00554 genome, the region CTGGGCGTAGTCGACGACTGCCCGCAACGGGCTGCTGCCACCCTTGAGGACCGCGCCCAGCGACTTCTCCCAGATGGTGGTGATGCCCCCGTCGCGGTTGCCGCGCGAGGGATTGTTGTCCAGCTCGGCCCCGTTGGCGCGGACGTATCCCTTCCACCACTCCAGGATCTCGTCGAGCCGATCGGCCAGTCCCGCTTCGGCGGCCCGCGCCGCGAGCAGATGCTCGGCCCCGAAGATCTCCGGTGTCTCCCCGAGGATCGCCCGGCCTCCGGCGGCGACCAGCAGGTCGGCGGCAACTCCCAGAGCGGGGTTGGCGGTCAGGCCGGAGTAGGCGTCGCTGCCGCCGCACTGCAGGCCCAGGGTGAGCCCGGACAGCGGCAGCGGCTCCCGGCGAAGTCCGGCGACCCCCTCCGCGATCACCGCGACCCGCCGCAGCGCCTCGTTCACCGTCGCGACCGACCCGCCCAACTCCTGGATGGTCAGCTGCTCGACCGGGCGGTGCAGGTCCTCCAGAAAGTTCTCGGGCTGGTTGACCTCGCAGCCGAGGCTGACGGAAACGACCCCGACGAGGTTGGGATGGGCGGCATAGCCGCGCAGGGTGCGGCGCAGGATCTCGTCGCCCCGGCCGCCCTCCGCCAGGCCGCAGCCCAGGTCATGGCCAAGGGCGATCACCCCGTCCAGGCCGGGGGTCCCGGCGTGCGCGGCCTCCGCCGCCTGGGCGACCATTCGGGACACCGTGGCGGCGCAGTTCACCGACGGCAGGATTCCTATGTAGTTGCGGGTCGCCACGGCGCCTCCGGGCCGCTTGTAGCCAAGGAAATGGTCGCGCGTCGGGGCCACTGGCGGCGTCCACGGGACGGCGGTCTGCCGGGCGTCGCCGCGATTGGGCGAGGCCGCGCCCCTGACCTCGACGTTGTGGACGTGGACATGGCTGCCCGGCGTGATCGGAGCCGTCGCGTACCCGATCACGGCTCCGTATTTCACGATCGCCCGGCCCGCCGGGATGTCGGTCAGCGCGACCTTGTGGCCGGCCGGAATGTCCTGAGTGATCGGGATCCGCGCCGGACCGGCGTCGCAGACCGCCCCCTCGGGCAGATCGTCCAACGTCAGTCCGACGTTGTCGGCGCTGCGGTCGGCCACCAGTAGCCGGGGCCGCCCTAAAGCGGGCACGAGGCCGTCCGTCGTCTCACTCACTCGAGCTCCTTCAAACTGACGTACGGCGTCCGCTGCCGAATCCGGCACCTTCCGCTGTCGTGGCGCAAACGCTAGGCGGCGATTGCTGCTGTTGAGAAGCGTGAAAATCGGATGGAAAACATCTGTCAGACGACTGACGCAGACAATTGCGCGCGCAATGGCTCATGGTGGCCACCATCCGGTGGTCCACTTCAACCTGCTCGCGCGACTCCCCGCAGGGACAGATGCCCGATCCACCGCGTCCGCGCCATCGGCTTCGCCGCTCTGGGCCCCTACCGCCCCGAGAGTGCCCCCGCGCCCTTCCTGCACGCTCCCTTGACAGCCCTTACGACCCTCCCGAAACTACCGAACATTCGGTTGATGACGACGACTGAGTCAGCTGCAGATCCTCACCAACCTCAAGGGAGCCGCATGACAGGGTCCAAGGTCGGAAACAAGGTCAAGCTGTCGCGCGCGGCCTCGGTACTGGCCGGCGGTTCGGCAGCGCTCGTCCTCTTGGTGGCGGGACAGACAGCGACCACCGCCGCGCCCGCCTCAGCTTCTGCCTGGCAGCCGCCGGCGCCCACGTTCGCGACGAGCGAGCCCGTGCGCACCACCGTCACCATGGACGACGGCGTGAAGATCGCGGTCGACATCGTCTATCCGACCGACCCGAGCACCGGGGCACGCGCGTCGGGCGATTTCCCTGTGCTGCTGGCGCAGAACCCCTACGGCACGCAGCCTTCCGACCCTGCCGACAACGGCACCTACTTCGTTCAGCGGGGATACGTCTTCGTGGTCTCCGCGGTACGGGGCACCGGTGACTCCGGCGGACAACTCGACTGGTTCGGTGACCGGCAGGGCAAGGACGGAGCCAACCTCGTCAACTGGGCGGCCCACACGCTGTCGGGGTCCAACGGCAAGGTGGGGCTTGAGGGTTGCTCCTACCTCGAAGTGAACCAGTGGTTCACCGCAGCGGCTGTGGGCAAGAACTCCGCTCTCAAAGCCATCGCACCGTTCTGCACCGATTCGGACTTCTACAACGACCTCACGGCCAACGGCGGCATCCCCACCTCTTTCGTGGCCAACATCGCCCGAGCCCAACCACGCGGTCCAGAAGACGACCCTGCGACCGACCCGCAGTCCGTGACGATCACCCAGCAAGCCAACGGCGGCTCACGCTCGTACAACGATGCCTATTGGCGGGCGCGAGACGTCCAGAAACTCATGCCGCGGATCGTGAGCAACAGCATTCCGGCGCTCAGCCAAGCCGGGTGGGAGGACCTGTTCCCCGGTGGGAACCTCGGCGCTTATGTCGCGGCCCAAAACGCCTACTTCCACCGGCCGTTGACCGATCCGATCGCACCGGGCGACCCCGTCACCGGCCGGTACCAGGCGATCGTCGGGCCCTGGACCCATGGCGAGCACGTCAACGAAGCCACCTTGCAGGCCATTCGCCTGGAATGGTTCGACACCTGGCTCAAGAACGCACCCACCGGCATGGCCGCCACCTCGAAACCTCTGCACCTGTTCGAGAACGGCGCGAACACCTGGATCGACAGTTCCGCATGGCCGCTGTCCCTGGACGCTCGGACCTACTACCTCGGCAACGGGTCGCTGACGGCAACCAAGCCCACGGAGCAGGGAAGCGACAGTCTCTCCTGGGGCGCGTCGACCGCAGGAAGCACACTGACCTACACAACGGCCCCGCTCGCCGACACAGCCCTGCTCAACGGACCGGCCGACGTCACCCTCTACGCCAGATCAACGACCGTCGAGACCGAACTGACGGCCACACTGAACATCGTTGCGCCGGACGGCACGGTGACCAAGCAAGCCGACGGAATCCTCCTGGGCAGCCAACGCGCCTTGGACACCGGCGAAAGCTGGTACGGCAAGAACAAGGCACTTCTCAAGCCCAGCCACCCCTTCACCCAAGCCTCACAGCAACCCGTGACACCCGGCCGGACCACCCGGTACGACATCTCCCTGCTGCCGAACTTCACGAGGATCCCGGCCGGTTACAGGATCCAGGTCACCATCAACAGCCAGCCGTCGGTCGACTTCCACTTCCCGGTCTCCCCCACCCCGCAGCAACTGGCCAACCTGACCGGCGGTCTGTACACCATTGAACGCTCCGCGGAAGCGGCATCGTTCGTCAATCTTCCGCTGACATCACCCGGTACGGCGACCCCCAGCAACGACAACTGGGGGCCGGCGTCCTGACCCGACCGCGTGGGCACGGGCAGCAGCGGTTCAGAGCGGGTTGAGGCGGGCCTTGAGCAGGCAGAACTCATTGCCTTCGGGGTCGGTCAGGACATGCCACTGCTCCTCCCCCGTTTGGCCGATGTCCGCCGGGCGCGCACCGAGCTTCAGGAGGCGTTCGAGCTCGGCATCCTGATCGCGGTCGGTCGCGTTGACGTCGATGTGCAGCCGGGACTTCCCCTTCTCCGGCTCATCCCTGCGACTGAGGATGATCGTCGGCTGCGGACCGCCGAACCCCTCGCGCGGCCCGATCTCCAGCGTGCCGTCGTCCTCGCGATCGAGCACGACGAAGTCCAGGACCTCGCACCAGAACCGCGCCAGCACCTCGGGGTCGCGGCAACCGAGCACGAGCTCACTGATACGACATGCCATAACGAAACCTGCTCTCAGCCTCGGAACTGCCAGGGAGGCCACAAGCGAACCTTGTGGGCTCCCAGCAGTGAAAACAACCCCGCGACCGTACCGGACAAGGCGCGCACCGGCGAAGTGATTTCAGGGTGCTTGGCTTCAGTCGAACAGATCGGGCTGTTCCGCGGTGATCTGGTCCCACAGGGGGCGGAATTGGAACCAGCCCGGAAGCGCGCCGGAGATCTGTGAACGCACCATCCGCGCCGTCTCGGAGTCGATCAGCTTCGGCTTGCCGGCGGCCATGGCCAGGAGCTGCGCCTGGCAGGACCGCTCCATGGTGATGAAGTACCAGGCGGCCTCGGCCACGGACTGCCCGACCGTGAGCAGCCCGTGGTTCTGCAGGACGACGGCCTTGGCGCTGCCCAGAGCCACACCGATCTTGCGGCCCTCCTCCGTATCGTTCACGACCCCTTGATAGTCCGAGTAGAGGCCGTGGTCCTCGAAGAAGGCACAGGAGTCCTGCGTGATCGGGTCCAGCCGGATACCCAGGCTCGAGAAGGCCTTTCCGTGCAGTGAGTGGGTGTGCGCGGCCGCGACCACATCGGGCCGCGCCCGGTGCACTTCGGAGTGGATGCAGAAGGCGGCGTTGTTGACCGGCCGCTTCCCCTCCAGCAGGGTGCCGTCGTGGTCGACGAGGATCAGGTCCGAGACCCGTATCTGGCTGAACGCCATCCCGAAGGGGTTGACCCAGAAGGCCGTGGGGTTCTCCGGGTCGCGTGCGGTGATGTGGCCGGCCACCCCTTCCGAGAAGCCGAAGCGGGCGAACACGCGGAAGGCCGCCGCGAGTTCCTGCTTTCGGACTTGCCGCTCCTCTTCGACGGACAGGTTCTCCGGCGGCAAGGGCAGGGTGACGCCCTCGGCCATGGGGCCGACGGATGCCTGCTGGACGGCTGTGGGTGTCAGGGACATGGGTTTCCTGCCTCTCAACGTTCCTACGGGTCGGGCTACTTCTTGTTCTTGCGGACGCGGCTACTGCTCGTTCGTGCGGGTGCCGCTACTTCTGGTCGGAGCGCAGGCGTTTGCCGTACATGGCGTTCACCAGCCGCAGGATGAAGCGATAGGACGAGGGGTCGAACGGGAGCATGTGAAGGTCGCGGCGCATCGGGAACCGGTTCACGGAGATCGCCTGCAGCTTGGTGTACTTGCGGAAGCCCTCGGCACCGTGCCGGACACCTACTCCCGACGCCTTCCAACCCCCCATGGGCAGGCCGAGGGCCAGATAGTTGCTCTGAGCGTCGTTGATGGTGACGCAGCCGGCCTCCAGTCGCGCGGCCAGTTGCCGAGCGCGGGCCATGTTCGAACCGATGATGGTCGCCTGCAGGCCGTACTCGCTGTCGTTGGCCAGCCGAACGGCCTCCTCGGCGTCGGCGACCTTCATCACGGGCAGCGTCGGGCCGAAGGTCTCCTCGCGCATGCACTTCATGGTGTGATCGACATTGACGAGCAGCGTGGGTTCGAAGAAGCGACCGGGGCCGGGAGCCGCATGGCCCCCGACGAGGACACGCGCACCGCGACTCACAGCGTCCGTGACCTGGTCCTCGACGATCCCCATCTGCGGCGGGAAGGTCATGGCGCCCAGATCGGTGCTGCCCAGTCCCGCGGGCCTGCCCATGGTGACCTCACGGAACCGCTCTTCCAGCCGGGCGACGAACTCGTCGTACACGGGGGCCTCGACGTAGACCCGCTCGACCGAGGTACAGGTCTGGCCCGCGTTGAACAGAGCGCCGTGGAGGGCGACGTTCACGGCCCGTTCCACGGAGGCGTCCGCGAGGACGATCAGCGCGTCCTTGCCGCCGAGTTCCAGCGAGCAGGGGATGAGCCGCTCGCCGGCCCGGGCCGCGACGGCGCGGCCGGTCTTCGTCGACCCGGTGAACATCACGAAGTCGGCGGCTTCGACGAGGGCCTGGCCGGTGGCGCCCGCGCCGGTGACGACCTGGAACACGCCGTCGGGCCAGCCGCATTCGCGGGTCATCTGCTCCATGAGGCGCGCGGTCAACGGGGTGTATTCGGAGGGTTTGAGCACGACGGCGTTGCCTGCCGCGAGGGCGGGGATGGCGTCACCGAAGGAGTTGATCAGCGGGTTGTTCCAGGGGCCGATGACCCCGACGACGCCGACCGGTGCCCGGCGGGTGTACATGCTGCGCCCCAGAACGAAAGGTGACAGGGACCGCACCTTCGTGTCGGCGAGGAGGCGTCGTGCGTGCTTGGCCCAGTAGGCGAAGGCGCTGACGCAGTAGACGACTTCGACGATCGCGTCCTCCTCCGCCTTGCCGTTCTCCGCGACGATGGAGTCCGTGATCTCCTGCCGGTGCGCCAGCAGCCAGCGGCGGCTGCGCGTGAACAGCTCCGCACGCGTTCGCGGGCTGAGCCGCGCCCAGCCGGCCTGCGCCTGCCTGGCCCGGAGGACCGCTGACACCACCTCTTCCGCGGGCGTGTCGGCAACGTGTCCGACCACTTCACCGGTGGCGGGATTGTCCACTGCGATGCCCGCGTGCGCCGAGTCAGCGGCTGCGGTAACGGTTCGAGTCTGAGTCACGGAATCTCCTGCAGGAACGTTGACTTCGGTTCATCCAGAATGGGACGGTCGTTTGTGCAAGTCAAGAGTCTTGGACAATTGACCAACTTCATCGCAACGGGGAAAGTTCCCGCGTCGCCGCCAAGGAGCATTCGGAATGAAACGGACAGCGTCGATCACACTCAACGGCTTGGGCGTCCCCGAGTCGCTGCGTTGGCATGAGAACGCCCTGTGGTTCTCCGATCTCGCGCACGGCACCGTCCACCGCTGGGACGGGAGCGGAGAGGCGAAGACGATCGCCAAGGTCCCCGGACGCGCCGGCGGACTCGGCTGGCTCCCGGACGGGAGGATGCTGGTCGTCTCGATGGACGGTGGCTGCGTCTACCGCCTCGAGCCCGATGGACAGCTGGTCGAGCACGCGGATCTGCGCCACCTCGTCGGCGGCCCGGTCAACGACATGCTCGTCGATCCGAAGGGGCGGGCATACGTCGGAAACTTCGGCTTCGACTACCACGCCTTCGTCCGGGAGCACCCGAACTCGATGCTCTACGCGCCGCCCGGCCCCCCGAAGACCCCGATCGCCTGCCTCGCCCCGGACGGCGAACTGATCGGGCTGACGGAACCGACACTGTTCCCGAACGGCTGTCTACTCACCCCGGACGGTACAACCTTGGTGGCCGCCGAAACCCTGGGTATGCGCCTCACCGCCTTCCCCGTCCATCCGGACGGCACTCTCGGCAGCCCACGCCCCTGGGCAGCGCTGATCTCACCGCTGCTGTGGCGCATGGTGAACCATCCGGGGCTGCCAGGGCGGATCACACGCAGAGTGTCAGCGGCGCTGGACCACCCGGCCATCGCCAAGCGTTCCTCGTCGCCGATCGCCCCCGACGGCATCGCCTGGCACAGCGACGGCGAAAGCATCTGGATCGCCAACGCCCTACGAGGTGAATGCGTGCGCGTGGCGGAGGGCGGCCGAGTTCTGGATCGCGTCGCGACGAGCCAAAACACCTTGAGCTGCCTGGTCGCCGGGGGTGACGGCCGCACCTTGTTCGCGGCGACCGTTCCGACCGACGACCCCGTCCGCGCCGGCGAGCTCAATGGCGGCCGCATCGAGATGTACCGACTGTGAACCGTCCGATAACGGTCCGGTTCAATCTCATGTCGGACAGTTGACTTGGACGCTCGACCAAGAGACGCTGTGAGCATGAGCCGAAACTCGGAGAGAAGCCAGGTCGTGCTGGTGACTGGGGCCGCCGACGGGATCGGCGCGGCGATAGCCGCGCTGGCGGTGGCCCGCGGTCATCGCGTGATGCTGACGGACGTCAACGGGGAAGCCGTCCATTCCGCCGCCCGCCGACTGGGCGACCGCGCCGCAGGCTGCGTACTGGACATCAGGGACCCGGAGGGCTGGGCCAAGGCGTTCGACGCGACCGAAGCGCAGCTCGGTGCCGTCGATGTCCTGATCAACAACGCGGGGATCACCCACACCGGACATGCGCGGGACCTCAGCCTCCAGCAGCACCGCGACATCGTCGAGGTCAACCTGCTCGGGACCATCACGGGCGTGCACACGGCGCTCCGCCGCATGACCGAGCGGGGCAGCGGCCACATCATCAACGTCTGCAGCATGACCTCGTTCCTGCCCCTGCCGGGATACTCCACTTACGGCGCCAGCAAGTACGCGATGCGGGGCTTCCACCACAGCGTCGCGCTGGAGGAGCGGAACGGCCCCCTGGACTTCACGATCATCCACCCGCCGTCCACCCGGACGAAGATGCTCGACCAGGAGATGGCCGACCCCACGTCCGCGATCTCCTTTGCCGAGAAGTCGTACGCGCCGGAGCAGATCGCGAAGGCCGTCGTCGACGCGATCGTCTCCAAACCGGTCGAGGTGGTGTTCCCGCCCCTCGCCGGACGCTTCCAGCGGATCGCCGGTGTGTTCCCGCGACTGATGCGCTGGGTGCTCCCTCGGGCCGAGGCCAGAGGCGTGCGCCAGAGGGAGCGGCTCGTCTCCGACGGGAAGACCCGCACGTCCGACGCATCCGAGACCCCGCACCGGTCGGTTTCCTGACCGGTCCTGCCGCCGGCCGCCTTGACCGGCCGGCGATACGAACAATCCAGAAGGGTGCAGTTGTGAGCGCACATGTGGTGTCCCGGCCGGACGTGAAATCGGCTGTCTCCGCCATCGCCGGCCTGAGCGAGGACCGGATGGCACAACTCTCCAGGGCGACCGAGCACTTGGATCCGCCGTTCGCCGTGGTGGACCTGGACGCCTTCGACGCGAACGCCGCCGAGCTGGCGCGCAGGGCCGAGGGCCGCGCCACCATCCGCCTGGCCAGCAAGTCGGTGCGCAGCCGCGATCTGATCACGCGTGCGGCCGAGCGGCAGGGCTACCACGGCATTCTCGCCTTCACCCTGCCCGAGGCCCTGTGGCTGGCCGAAGAGCACGCGGACGTGGTCATCGGATATCCGACAGCGGATCGCACAGCCTTGAAGCGGTTGGCAGCGGACGAACGTGCGGCCTCACGCATCACCCTCATGGTCGACTCGGTCGGCCAGCTGGACTTCATCGACGAGGTGGTGGGCTCTTCCCGGCCCGACATCCGCCTCTGTATCGACCTGGACGCATCCCTGGAACTGGCTGGCGGCCGACTGCACTTGGGCCCGTACCGCTCCCCTGTCCACACTCCGCAACAGGCCGCGTCGCTCGCCCGGGCGATCGTGGGCCGAGCCGGGTTCGAACTCGTCGGCGTCATGTCCTACGAGGGCCAGATCGCCGGACTGGGTGACAACCAGCCCGGCTCTCCCCTCAAGCGACTCGCGGTCCGCGCGATGCAGCACCTCTCCGCCCGCGAACTGGCCGATCGCCGGGCCGCAGCCGTCGCCGCCGTCGAAGCCGTCGCACCGCTGGAGTTCGTCAACGGCGGCGGCACCGGCTCCATAGAGCAGACCTCGTCCGAGGACGTCATCACCGAGATCGGTGCAGGCTCCGGCCTCTACGGCCCCGGGCTGTTCGACCACTACCGCCGCTTCCGCCCCCGGCCCTCCGCCTACTACGTCATGTCCGTCGTGCGCCGCCCGACCACCAGGATCGCCACTGTTCTCGGAGGCGGATGGATCGCCTCCGGCCCGCCCGGAAACGACCGCCTGCCCACTCTGAGCTGGCCCCAGGGCCTGCGGATGAACCCGAGGGAGGGGGCGGGGGAGGTCCAGACCCCGGTCCTCGGCGCGGCGGCCGAGGGGCTCGGGCTCGGTGACCATGTGTGGTTCCGGCATGCCAAGGCCGGCGAACTGTGCGAACGCGTGAACGCCCTCCATCTCGTATCCGGCTCGCAGATCGTCGAGCAGGTCCCGACATACCGCGGTGAAGGCCACGCCTTCCTCTGACGTCCCCTTCCAGGCCCCTCATCCCCCGGAGGCCCGATGTCCACCGAGTCCGAATCCGCGACGCCCCTCCTGGTGGCGTCCGTCGGGCCGGCTTCCGCCCAAGGACCGGCCGAACCCGTCTCGCGCAGCTGGACCACCTTGTTCAGCCTGGTCTGGTTCGGCTACTGGATGGCGAACCTCGTGCCCCTCCAGCTGCTGCTCCCGCAGCAACTGGAGGCGATCAGTCCGGCGTCCAAGGTGCGCGACTTCGCCATCGTCAACGGCATCTCCGGGCTGGTCGCACTGCTCGCCCTGCCGCTGTGCGGAGCGCTGTGCGACCGCTCCCGCAACCGCTTCGGCCGACGAAGGATCTGGCTCGGCGCCGGTGCGCTGACATTCGCCGCCGGATTGATCGTCACCGGTGAACAGAGATCAGTGACAGGCGTGAGTGTGGCCTGGGGGGCCAGCATGCTGGGGCTGAGCGCCGCCACCGCCGGTCTGACCGCTGTCATCGCCGACCGCGTACCCGTGCCGCAGCGCGGCATGATCTCCAGCGCCATATACGGCCCCCAGGCCCTCGGCGTGGTGGCCGGAATCGCCATCGTCTCGTCCTTCGGCCTCTCCTTCACACACAGCTACGCCGTCCTCGCGGTACTCCTGATCCTCTGTGTCGTGCCGTTCCTGGCGGCCTACCGCGACACCACGTACGACACCGAGCCCCCGCTGCGGCTGCACCTGGTGATCGCTTCCATGGGCAGCTCGCTCAGGAACCGCGATTTCGCCTGGGCCTTCGGCGGACGACTGCTGGTCAACCTGGCCAACTCACTGGGCACTTGCTACATGCTGTACTTCCTCACCGACGACCTGAGGGTCTCGGACCCGGAGAGCAGCCTGCTGGCGGTCACCGTCGTCTACCTGCTCGCGGGAATCCTGGCCACCACGGTGGCCGGTGTGCTGTCCGACCGTCTCGGCCGACGACGGATCTTCGTCGCGCTGGCGGCCGTACTCCAGGCCGTCTCCGGCTTTCTTCTCGCCGGCTTCCCGAGCATGACGGTCGCGCTGATCGCGTCGGCACTCATGGGTGGCGGGTTCGGTGCCTACATGGCCGTCGACCAGGCACTGATCACCCAGGTCCTGCCCGACGCCGAGAGCCGGGCAAAGGATCTCGGCATCATGAGCATCGGCTCGGTCGTCCCCCCGACGCTGGCTCCCCTGATCGCCAGCTTCATCATCACCTCCGACCGCGGCTATGCCCTCCTGTTCACCGCCGTAGGTGTCACGGCGGCCGTCGGAGCCGCGCTCGTCTACCGAATCCGTTCCGTCAGATGAGGACACCCAGCTGCCTCCCAACCGGCGTAGGCCGACTCGCAGTTGATGAAAAGACCAGAACCTGGAAGGACCCGGCAGATGCCGATCGGCACGAGCAGTACATGGCGCAACTGGGCCGGGAACGTCACTGCCCGTCCCGTACGGGAGGTGACTACCGCCTCCGTCGAGGAGCTCTCCGCCGCCGTACGGAAGGCCGCCGACGACGGCCTGAAGGTGAAGGCCGTCGGCACCGGACACTCCTTCGCAGCCGCCGCGACCGACGGCGTGATGATCCGGCCCCAACTCCTCACCGGCATACGGAAGATCGACCGCGAGGCGGGCACGGTCACCGTGGAGGCCGGCACACCCCTGAAGCACCTGAACGTGGCCCTGGCCCGCGAGGGACTGTCGCTCACGAACATGGGCGACATCATGGAACAGACGGTCTCCGGCGCGACCAGCACCGGAACGCATGGCACAGGGCGCGACTCGGCTTCGATCGCCGCACAGATCAAGGGACTTGAGCTGGTCACGGCCGACGGTTCTGTACTCACCTGCTCGTCGAAGGAGAACCCGGAGATCTTCGCCGCGGCCCGGATCGGTCTGGGCGCGCTCGGAGTGATCAGCGCGATCACCTTCGCCGTCGAGCCGCTCTTCCTGCTCACCGCACGCGAGGAACCGATGACCTTCGACAGGGTCACGGATTCCTTCGACGAACTCATCGCGGAGAACGAGCACTTCGAGTTCTACTGGTTTCCGCACACCGAGAACTGCAACACCTTGAGCAACAACCGCAGCGCGGGCCCGACCGCCCCTGTCGGCAGGCTCAGAGGATGGTTCGAGGACGAGTTCCTCGCCAACGGCGTCTTCCAGGCGCTCAGTTCGCTGGGCCGGGCCGCGCCCGCCACAATCCCCGGGATCGCGAAGATCACCAGCCGCGGTCTCTCGGCACGGACGTACACGGACATCCCCTACAAGGTGTTCACCAGTCCGCGCCGCGTGCGCATGATCGAGATGGAGTACGCCGTCCCGCGCCACGCCCTTGTCGAAGCCCTGCGCGAACTGAAGACCATGGTCGACCGCTCGGATCTGCGGATCGGTTTCCCCGTCGAGGTCCGCACGGCCCCCGCGGACGACATCCCGCTCTCCCCGGCGACCGGCCGCGACAGCGCGTACATCGCCGTCCATGTGTACAAGGGCACGCCGTACCAAGCCTATTTCGACGCCGCCGAGCGGATCTTCACCGCGTACGAGGGGCGCCCGCACTGGGGCAAGCTGCATACGCGCGACGCCGATTACTTCGCCAAGGCCTATCCGCGTTTCGGTGAGTTCACCGCCGTACGGGACCGCCTCGATCCGGAACGGCGCTTCGGCAACGACTATCTGCGCCGCGTGCTGGGGGACTGAGGACACCCGGCGAGCAGTACGTGTCCGGCGATGAAGCCAGGTTTCAGTCCAGGTCGGGGTCGGGCTTGCGGGCGAGGGTCACGAGGTGCTCAGCGGTCAGCTGGAGCACCTCCCGGCTGCGTTCGCCGTCCCGGTCGACCAGCCAGCACAGGGTGACCCCGTCGAGCACCGCGTTCAGGTAGCGGGCGAGGACGGGCAGAGGCACCGTCCATTCGATGCCGGCGCTCGTGGCCGCCTCCTCCAGGACTTCCTCGTGAACTTCCAGGTAGTGGGCGTACTGCCGGCGCGCCAACTCCTCGAAGCCGGCCTGGCGCAAGGCGTAGTGGGTGAGCTCGTATCCCACCTGATGCTCGCCCGGGGCGAGCTCCACGCCCTCCCAGAACGCGTACAGACTCCCGGTGATGCGGTCGCCGAGATCGCCTTCCCCGGCGAACGCCTTCCGTGCCGCCGCGCCACTGCTGTTGGTAAATCGCGTGATGACCTCATCGAGGAGGTCCTCACGCGAGTCGAAGCAGTAGTGGAAGACCCCCAGCGGCATGTCGGCCTCGTTGACGATGGCGCGCGTCGTCGCCTTCGCCACTCCATCGCGGACCATCACCCGAATCGCCGCCGCGATCAGTGCTTCCCGTCGGTCCTTCGCCGCCATGCGGGCCATTCGTCTGCCGTTCTCCTGAGGTCGACTACGTTCACCTCACATGCTAACTCGCGTCTTGGACGATTGACCAAAACCCTGTGAGCTGCATGCTCGACTTCGAATATCGGGAACGACCCATACCCTCATCCACAGGCCGACCGCGGAATCCGATGCTTCCCTCACCGCCGCTTCGCATGCCGGGTGAGTACCTGTGCATCGACGTCTTACGCACGGGAAACGAGGGGCTCGCCGGGCCGCCTCTAGCCTCACGGGGCATGACGGGGAACCGAATTCGCCGACCTGACCAGTCCGTCCGCATTCCCGGCTGGGGCTCCATCCGCGGCCGTGTGGCCATCGTCCTTGCCGTACCCACTTGTCTGCTCCTCGCCCTCACCGGGCTGGGCGTCGTCGACCGCGCCCATGACTGGTCCGCAGCGCGGGCCACGGAGTCGCAGGTCATCGTCCTGCTGCGGGTGCAGGACCTCGTCCGTGAGCTCCAGCGTGAACGCGGCCTCACCAACGGCCTGTTGGGCGGCGACGAGGAGTACCAGGACGACGTCCGCGAGGCGCGGGCGCGCACCGATGACGCCCGCACATCCTTGACGGGGGTGCTCTCGGCGGAGAGCGGTGATCTGCACGAGGCCGCAGCCTCCGCACTCCGCCGGGCCCAGCTCCCCCTCGCCGACCTCACCGGCACCCGTACCGGCGTCGACACCGGCACCGCCGACCGCACCGTCACCCTCCGCTTCTACACCGCGGCCGTCACCGCCCTGATCGACGCCGAATCGACCGGCGTGC harbors:
- a CDS encoding TetR/AcrR family transcriptional regulator; amino-acid sequence: MARMAAKDRREALIAAAIRVMVRDGVAKATTRAIVNEADMPLGVFHYCFDSREDLLDEVITRFTNSSGAAARKAFAGEGDLGDRITGSLYAFWEGVELAPGEHQVGYELTHYALRQAGFEELARRQYAHYLEVHEEVLEEAATSAGIEWTVPLPVLARYLNAVLDGVTLCWLVDRDGERSREVLQLTAEHLVTLARKPDPDLD